AGGTTCCAGTCTTCGCCGCATCAGTTTATCCGCTGGTTTATGTCGCCAAACATGTGCCTGCTCCAACTCGATTACAGGTGCGCTGTGAAGTGATGCAAGATTTAGTGCAAGTTGAGCGATCGGGCTGGCTGACATTTGATTTCAGCGATTCCAGCAATTCCAGCAACGTGCAGACCACTCGCCCCTGGCAGATCAGTGTCTTTGAGCAGCAGGCAGCCCTCTTACAGCGGTTGAGTGAAACATTTCCACTCCTTGGCTCAATTGCACCCGTTTATGGAGCAGCAACCGTCGCTGAAGCTTATGCTTTACAACCCTGGATTCAAAATTGTGAAGCCCCTGCTCTGGGTGACTGGCGGTTGGTTAATAGTGGCACGATCGATCGCTACAGTATCCGCTGGGGACAAAAGCCCACTCGCTACCTGGGACAGAGCTACCTGCATCCCATCATTCCAGTTGTCAATCAGCAACAGCTCTCGCTCCGGCGACAAACACAAGCAACCGAACCCAAAATTATCGTATCGGGAATGTCTCGATGCCTGAAATGCACCTTAGATGCAACTGGCAATTTGCTGGCTGGTAAATCAACTTGCATTGTACTGAGCGCGCTCGCAAATTCTGGATTGGATCTGCACTACCTTCTGGGATTACTCAACAGTAAGCTGCTCAGCTTCTACTTTGTTCATCGCTTTGAGGGAAACCGATTGCAAGGCGGATATTTTCGGGTCGGAACGCTGCAAGTACGGCAGCTACCCATTGCAATTCCAGATTTGATGAACTTGGAGCAACAGAAGTATTACCAGAAAATTATTAGTCTAGTTAAGAATTTAAACAAACAAAAAGGAATAGAATTATCACAACAACAGATATTGTTCACAACACCGCAGCAAGAACCTAAACTCACAACTGATCATCTTGATCGAGAGATCGATCGATTAGTTTATAAACTCTATCGCGTCACAGATGAAGAAGCAGTGGCGATCGAACAAGCTCAATCCAGCAGGGATAGCCAACGTCAAACTTGATTGCAAAAAGATTACAAAAAGAATGACAAGTGTAGTTTCTAGTAGGGGGTGACGAGAAACTAACGCACTCACATCTACTCAGTTAACACCAGTTAACAGTCTATCTAGTTAACAGGCTTACGCCCCCTGTTACAGTCCCGCTTTCATTTGCAGCAATGCTTCCAAATCCAAATGGCTCAGCCGTTGATATGCCTGGTCGATCGATCGCTGCCCTCGCAAGAATCCAGTGTTAGCGCCAGGACAAATGAGGTTGAGGGTTTCTGGGCTGAATCGATCGAGCAATGCTTGAATGCTCTGAATTTGTCGCCGCCAGTGGAAGGTTTTGGCGATGCGGAGCGGCATAGGGTCGCCTTGAGAGTTGGGCAGAAGATGGCGTCCGGTAAACAAAATGCCGCCACAGCGGCTGTGATAAAGGCAGGCAGAGCCAGGAGAATGCCCGGGTGTCCAGATGGCTTGAGTCATTTGGCTCAGGTGAAATTCTTGCTGAAAGGCTGTGACCTGGAGCTGCGGCAGTAAATAGGCTTCTTGCTCCTGAATCAATACCTGGCAGCCCAACGTCTGCTGAATTTCTTTTACCTTGCCAATTGCTACGCGATGAGTGATGAACAGCCACCGCACTCCACCCTTTGCCTCCAAGAACGACCTGGTTGCGTCATCCCAGGCAGGACAGTCCACCAGAATATTGCCAGTCTCTTCCAGAATTAAGTAGGCGGTGCCACCCAGCGTATCGCGGTTGGGAGGAAAGGCAAAAACCGGATCACAAACCGAACGAGGGGGTTTTGCAGGAGAGCTTGCCGAGCTTCGATCAGATTCAGGGGTTGCTGTGATTGCGGCGGTACTGGAATCGGACTCAAGCGGATTGATCATCGGGAACCTTAGGGCATTGGAGGTGGCAGTTGTATCACGTCTAGAGTCAGGAATGCGATCGGCAGAATAGCGGTCTCTCAAGCGAAAACGGTATCCTTGAAATCATAGAGACACTTCTTGATTGATCTCTCGATTAATTCTGATGCTCTGAGCCTGGGCTTACACATTCCAAGAGATTTACAGCATGATTTGGCTGCTCCTACTGTTTGGACTCATTACCTACTTCATTGTGCAGCACAGTGTTGCCAACTTAACGCGCACTCCAGTCTGGTTACTTTGGCTGGTGATGATGATCCCCATTCTGATCTGGACTGGGTGGGTGGTGCTCCGAGGAGACACGCCAATGCCATTCTCACTGCTGATTACTCCCTTTTTCGTCTGCTCTATCCTTTATTGGATGTTGGTTCAGTGGGGGCGTTCTGTCCCACCGGGTTCAGAGCAGAAAACTGCACAGTCTCAAACCCAGGAAGCCATAACCGTTGTAGAACCGAAATCCGCTGTTCGAGCGATCGATCGAGAAGAAGAAGCAAATTTACAAAACTGCTTTCCCTGGTCGGTTTATTATCTGCAAAATATCGAGCATCGTCCCCAAGCGCTTATTTGTCGGGGGCAGCTCCGTACTTCACCAGAAGCCGCCTACTCAACCATTCAGAAGAACGTTGAAGCGCAGTTTAAAGATCGCTTTCTGGTGGTGTTTCAGGAAGGCTTGAATGGGAAGCCCTTTTTTGCGCTGGTGCCCAATCCTTATGCCAAATCAGTGTCCCAATCTGCGACAGCAGCAACTCAAGCCAAAATAACACGTCCTGGGCTGGCGCTCGGATTACTGCTGGCAACCTTTCTGACAACAATGCTCGCTGGCGTTTTGATGAGCCGCCCTGACCCTCAACTGCCCAGCAGCCCATCTGAACTGCTGGCTGGCTTGCCTTATGCCCTGTCTTTATTGACGATTCTAGGCATTCATGAACTGGGACACTATTGGGTTGCTCGTCGCCACCAGATTCGCGCTACCCTGCCTTACTTTATTCCCGTTCCGCCTGCTGGAATCTTTCCCTTTGGCACGTTTGGAGCATTCATCCAGCTTCGATCGCCCATTCCCAATCGCAAAGCTTTGTTTGATGTCGGCATTGCTGGCCCACTTGCCGGATTTATTGCCACAATTCCAATTCTGCTCTGGGGCTTAGCCCATTCCACCCCCATTCCCCTCAGTGAGCAATCTGGGCTGCTAAACATGGCTTCGTTTAAGCCAACGGCTTCGCTGCTGTTAGCCCTCCTGAGTAAAGCGGCACTGGGAAGCCAGGTCACGGCTGAGACTGCCCTGAAGCTGCATCCGCTGGCAATTGCGGGCTGTTTGGGCTTAGTGGTAACAGCGCTGAACCTGATGCCCGTTGGGCAACTCGACGGCGGACATATTGTTCATGCCATGTTTGGGCAACGTTTGGGAGCAGTGATCGGTCAAATTGCACGATTTCTGGTGCTTGGTTTGTCTTTTGTCCAGCAAGAGCTGCTGTTTTGGGCAATCCTGCTGTTTTTGATGCCTGTCGTGGATGAGCCTGCCCTCAATGATGTGAGCGAATTAGACAACCGCCGCGATTTTCTTGGACTGGTCGCTTTAGGGCTACTGGTGATCATCATTTTGCCTGCTCCCTATGCATTGACTCAGTTTTTGTTCTAGACTCTAGTACCAAACCTGCCGAAGGATGCAACAGCCATGACTCAGGATGTCAGGCAGTGGTTAGCGGAAATTAAAACCCTGCAACAAAAGCTCAGCGAAACCCAAAAAGAACGAGATGAGGCATACGCGAGTGCTGCAAACTGGCGCAACCTCTACGAAACGGAAGCCAAACAGCGACGCACAGAAATTAGGCTGGCACAGCAAACGATCGATTCCCTCAAAAGTGAACTGCAAGATCTGCAAAGCCTGCCCGATGGAACCGATCGCCCTGAAGCACAGACTGCAATCCAACAGGAAATCAACCAACTTCAAGACCTTCAGGCACTACAAGTCAGGCTTACCGATGCCTTACTAGAATGCGATCGACTGGTGCAAGCGCTCCGAACTGAGCAGTCTGCCCATCAGCAAACCCGCAAGAGTTTAACTGCAGCATTGGGAGACACAGTCGATCGGTTGACGCAAGCGAGACGTACCCGGAACCCGGATCAGGAGTCTGGGAATCCGGGACAAAATATCGAAGGCAGCAATGGGATAAACAAGGACGGAGCAAACAAACCAGAAGCTAGAAACCCATTACTTGAGCTACCGCTGTTCGATTCGCCTCAATCCCGGTCTTAAACTGGTTCTGGCAGTGCTTGATTGCCGTATCTGGGTCTTTTAGACCGTTTCCGGTGAGGACACAGACAATTTTGGCTCCAGCCGGAACCTGGTCTTTCACCTTGAGCAGCCCTGCAACAGAGGCAGCACTGGCAGGCTCACAGAAAATTCCTTCTTCAGCAGCCAGCAGGCGATAGGCGTGCAAAATTTCTTCATCTGTCACAGCGTTAAACTGTCCTTGGCTGGCATCTTTCGCAGCAACTGCTAAATTCCAGCTTGCCGGATTGCCAATCCGAATCGCAGTCGCCAGGGTTTCAGGATGCGCTACAGGTTGACCCGTAACGAGCGGCGAAGCCCCTGCTGCCTGGAAGCCCATCATGCGCGGCAATTGACTGCATTTTTTCTCCTGGTGATACTGGCAGAAGCCCATCCAGTAAGCCGTGATATTTCCAGCATTTCCCACCGGGATGCAGAGCCAGTCTGGCGCATCGCCCAACACATCCACAATCTCAAATGCTGCGGTTTTTTGACCTTCCAGACGGTATGGGTTGACAGAATTTACCAGCGTAATCGGGTAATGCTCTGCCATCTCTCGCACAATTTCCAGGGCGCGATCGAAGTTTCCCTGCACTGCGAGGACTTCTGCCCCATAAAGTAAGGCTTGCGCTAGCTTACCCAACGCCACATAGCCATCAGGAATTAGCACATAAGCTCGCATTCCGGCACGTCTGGCATAGGCAGCAGCAGCAGCGGAAGTATTACCTGTACTGGCACAGATCACGACTTCTGCTCCGGCTTCTTTCGCCTTCGACACCGCCATTGTCATGCCCCGATCTTTAAAGCTGCCAGTCGGGTTCAGTCCATCATATTTGACCCAAACCTGCACCTCTCGCCCAATTTGAGCGGCAATTGCGGGAGCAGGAATGAGAGGGGTGTTGCCTTCCAGCAGCGTCACCACTGGGGTTTGATCCGTCACGGGCAAATAGCGGCGGTAAGTTTCGATCAAACCGCGCCAGCCGATCGCATGAGACACTTGAGAAGCTTGGGAGTTGACAGAGAGGCTAACAGTCACAGCAAAACAACTTTATTTAGACTCAGGACTGAGATGTTATCTCAACTACCATCCTACGTCGAGTTCGATCGAATCTGGTCAATAAAAATTTTGGAGTGCGATCGATTTGGCTCTGAACTCAGAAGATTTTGGGAAGGAAAATCCTCCCTGAGGACAGGAGCAGGTTTAGTCGAGCCGCAACCGTCTTAACAAGTGAAGCAATACTCAAGCCGCTCCAAAACCCGCCCCGTAAGAGTGTTACAACATTTCCATGCCAGTGTGGGGTATGCAAGTCAACCTCAGCCCCTATCCCAATCATGTACCAGCGCACCCGATCGTAGCTGCGTTTTCCAGCGTTTTGCGATTGGTTTCAAGATAGGGGCTTTGATTTTCGTCGGAAACTAAGAACATGGTCAAAGATCAATGAGAATTCCCAACAATAAAATCTTCTGGCTCATTGTTTAAGCCAGAGAAGGGGAGTATGAGCAGTGACATATGAGCAGTGACAGTGGATTCATCTGATAGAGCCGTGCTTGTCGATCAGGAAGAGCCGTTTTCATCAGAAGCAATTTCCCTGTCTAGTAGCCCACTTTCAGCGACAAGCTGCGGATAAATCACCAAAAAAAAGCTCATCCAGAGCAGGAGCGGCACAGCAACGAAGCCCGTAATCCAGCGGTTATGCAGCAGGAACCAACTCGCTGCAATTAGCCCCGTTCCGGTTAGCAAAATTGACCAGGGCTGACACCACCAGGGTTTGTAGTCCCACACCGTTTTCGATCGCTGCATTTCTTCTGACGACTCAGGCATCCCAAATCTCCTTCCCGTTCAATACACTACTTTCTCAAAACTTACCTTCCCACTAAAACAACGGTCGATCGTGCACCGATCGCAATTTTGTGCTGATTTAAGAGTTCGGGTTCGGTTCCGGGTTCCCAAATGTCTTGCGGGGGCTTTTGGGCTGTATTGATGAAGGTATGCCACTTCAAGCCGATCGGCAGATCTGGAAGTTCAAAAACGTGGGGTTCCCAATGGACATTCATCGCCACATAGATAAAATCATCGGGTGCTGTGCCACCTTTGGCGTACTTACCGCAGAGCAGGAAGGCAAGCGTGCGGCTATAGTCTGCCCAGTCAGGTTTCCAGGCTTCGACACCATGCCAGCTAACATCCGGGTAGCCATAACCCATATAGTCTTTTTCGGTAAAGAACTGGCGGTTTCGCAGCATCGGGTGGGCATGACGAAAGGCAATGCAGTTTTTGACGAAGCGGAAAAAGGCGATGTTAGTCTTCAGTAGATTCCAGTTGAGCCAGGTGAGTTCTGAGTCATGACAGTAGGCGTTGTTGTTGCCCTGCTGCGATCGACCCATTTCATCCCCCATCAAAATCATCGGAATGCCCTGACTAAGCATCAGCATGGCGATCGCGTTTCGCATTTGCCGCTGCCGTAGCGCCATAATCTTGGGATCGGCAGTTACCCCTTCAACGCCACAGTTCCAGCTATCGTTGTCATTCATGCCGTCCTGGTTGTTCTCGCCATTTGCCTCGTTGTGTTTCTGGTTGTAGGAAACGAGGTCTGCCAACGTGAACCCATCGTGAGCCGTGATGAAGTTAACGGAGCTATCCACTGTCCCGCCAGATTTGGCATAGAGGTCAGGTGAGCCTTGCAGCCGCAGAGCCATTTCCTTGACGCTGCCGTTGCCGCTCAAAAACTTCCGGGCAGCATCTCGATATTTGCCGTTCCATTCCTCCCAGCGCTGGTGATAGCGAGGAAATGAGCCAACCTGATATAAACCGCCTGCATCCCAGGCTTCCGCGATCAGCTTGCATTTTGCCAGCACCGGGTCAAACGCCAGATTTTCCAGCAAAGGTGGATTCATCAAGGGTTCGCCTGTAGGATCGCGCCCCAAAATTGAGGCGAGGTCAAACCGGAATCCATCAATGTGATATTCCGCCGCCCAGTAGCGCAGACACTCCAGCACAAAAACCCGCACGACGGGGTGATTACAGTTGAGCGTGTTGCCGCATCCGCTGAAATTAAAGTACGACCCGTCCGGAGCCAGCATATAGTAGGTCTTATTATCCAACCCCCGGAAGGAAATCGTCGGACCACTTTCATTTCCCTCTGCGGTATGGTTAAACACCACATCCAGCATCACTTCAATGCCGTTTTGATGCAGCGCTTTAATCAGCGTTTTCAATTCGTTAATTTCTTGCCCGATCGCCCCTGATGCGGCATAGCCTGCCTTCGGCGCATAAAACCCGATCGTGCTGTAGCCCCAGTAGTTAAACAGCCTTTCTCCCGTCAGGGGATTGAGCCTGGGATTATCCAGTTCGTCAAACTCAAAGATGGGCATCAGTTCTACGCAGTTCACGCCCAGTTCCTTGAGGTAAGGAATTTTTTCAATGATTCCGGCAAAGGTGCCACGAGCCGCAGGTGCCACACCAGATGAAGAATGCCGCGTAAACCCCCGAACATGCATTTCATAGATCACCAGATCTTCTGTCGGGATTTCTAGGGGGCGATCGTCCTCCCAGTCAAAATCTTCGGCAAAAATGCGGGCACGGTAAGGGTAAATATCGTTCTCTCGCGGCACTGCACCCCAAACTTCTCTGCCGCCGATCGCTTCTGCATAAGGGTCGAGCAAGATTTTACTGGCATCAAAGCGATGTCCGTCTGTGGGGCTATAAGGACCATCCATCCGGTAGCCATATTCCAGATCTTCATAGTCCAAATCTAGAACAATCATGCTGACCACGTTGCCCAACCGAAACTCTCGCAAAAAGGGAATTTCCGCAAAGGGTCTGGCTGCACCTTTTTTAAAGAGAACAAGGGTTCCAAGTGAGGCGTGATTGGAGTAAATCGAGAAGTTGACTCCACCCGGAACGACCGTTGCACCAAACGGAAAAGGCTTTCCATGACAAAGTTGAAAGCCATCGTAGGTGTAGGTATATCGAACGCCCATAAACTGAGTAACTCACGTGATGCAAACAAAGTAGATGCAAAAAAACGGCACGGTTGACCAATCAACTTACTGGAAATGCTCCGCTGTAAGCTAACCATCACCTTAGTTCTGCTGCTTAATCCAAGGCAAGACTCAGGGCAGCAGAGAATTCATTTTCACCCCTCCACCAGTTGGATATTTCTAGGGTAAGGTTGGATGGTGCTTACCATTGTTCAGTAAACACGAGTCGTAATTGCTCTACCTTCACTAAAGCTCATAAGAGGACGTTATGGCATTGGAATATCCCGAAGATTTGAAGTATCGTGACTCCCACGAATACGCCCGACTCGATGGTGAAATTGCTACGATTGGAATTACAGCGTTTGC
The Trichocoleus sp. DNA segment above includes these coding regions:
- the thrC gene encoding threonine synthase gives rise to the protein MGWRGLIETYRRYLPVTDQTPVVTLLEGNTPLIPAPAIAAQIGREVQVWVKYDGLNPTGSFKDRGMTMAVSKAKEAGAEVVICASTGNTSAAAAAYARRAGMRAYVLIPDGYVALGKLAQALLYGAEVLAVQGNFDRALEIVREMAEHYPITLVNSVNPYRLEGQKTAAFEIVDVLGDAPDWLCIPVGNAGNITAYWMGFCQYHQEKKCSQLPRMMGFQAAGASPLVTGQPVAHPETLATAIRIGNPASWNLAVAAKDASQGQFNAVTDEEILHAYRLLAAEEGIFCEPASAASVAGLLKVKDQVPAGAKIVCVLTGNGLKDPDTAIKHCQNQFKTGIEANRTAVAQVMGF
- the glgX gene encoding glycogen debranching protein GlgX encodes the protein MGVRYTYTYDGFQLCHGKPFPFGATVVPGGVNFSIYSNHASLGTLVLFKKGAARPFAEIPFLREFRLGNVVSMIVLDLDYEDLEYGYRMDGPYSPTDGHRFDASKILLDPYAEAIGGREVWGAVPRENDIYPYRARIFAEDFDWEDDRPLEIPTEDLVIYEMHVRGFTRHSSSGVAPAARGTFAGIIEKIPYLKELGVNCVELMPIFEFDELDNPRLNPLTGERLFNYWGYSTIGFYAPKAGYAASGAIGQEINELKTLIKALHQNGIEVMLDVVFNHTAEGNESGPTISFRGLDNKTYYMLAPDGSYFNFSGCGNTLNCNHPVVRVFVLECLRYWAAEYHIDGFRFDLASILGRDPTGEPLMNPPLLENLAFDPVLAKCKLIAEAWDAGGLYQVGSFPRYHQRWEEWNGKYRDAARKFLSGNGSVKEMALRLQGSPDLYAKSGGTVDSSVNFITAHDGFTLADLVSYNQKHNEANGENNQDGMNDNDSWNCGVEGVTADPKIMALRQRQMRNAIAMLMLSQGIPMILMGDEMGRSQQGNNNAYCHDSELTWLNWNLLKTNIAFFRFVKNCIAFRHAHPMLRNRQFFTEKDYMGYGYPDVSWHGVEAWKPDWADYSRTLAFLLCGKYAKGGTAPDDFIYVAMNVHWEPHVFELPDLPIGLKWHTFINTAQKPPQDIWEPGTEPELLNQHKIAIGARSTVVLVGR
- a CDS encoding MBL fold metallo-hydrolase, translating into MRDRYSADRIPDSRRDTTATSNALRFPMINPLESDSSTAAITATPESDRSSASSPAKPPRSVCDPVFAFPPNRDTLGGTAYLILEETGNILVDCPAWDDATRSFLEAKGGVRWLFITHRVAIGKVKEIQQTLGCQVLIQEQEAYLLPQLQVTAFQQEFHLSQMTQAIWTPGHSPGSACLYHSRCGGILFTGRHLLPNSQGDPMPLRIAKTFHWRRQIQSIQALLDRFSPETLNLICPGANTGFLRGQRSIDQAYQRLSHLDLEALLQMKAGL
- a CDS encoding DUF6737 family protein; amino-acid sequence: MPESSEEMQRSKTVWDYKPWWCQPWSILLTGTGLIAASWFLLHNRWITGFVAVPLLLWMSFFLVIYPQLVAESGLLDREIASDENGSS
- a CDS encoding site-2 protease family protein, which translates into the protein MIWLLLLFGLITYFIVQHSVANLTRTPVWLLWLVMMIPILIWTGWVVLRGDTPMPFSLLITPFFVCSILYWMLVQWGRSVPPGSEQKTAQSQTQEAITVVEPKSAVRAIDREEEANLQNCFPWSVYYLQNIEHRPQALICRGQLRTSPEAAYSTIQKNVEAQFKDRFLVVFQEGLNGKPFFALVPNPYAKSVSQSATAATQAKITRPGLALGLLLATFLTTMLAGVLMSRPDPQLPSSPSELLAGLPYALSLLTILGIHELGHYWVARRHQIRATLPYFIPVPPAGIFPFGTFGAFIQLRSPIPNRKALFDVGIAGPLAGFIATIPILLWGLAHSTPIPLSEQSGLLNMASFKPTASLLLALLSKAALGSQVTAETALKLHPLAIAGCLGLVVTALNLMPVGQLDGGHIVHAMFGQRLGAVIGQIARFLVLGLSFVQQELLFWAILLFLMPVVDEPALNDVSELDNRRDFLGLVALGLLVIIILPAPYALTQFLF